The following coding sequences lie in one Sinorhizobium fredii USDA 257 genomic window:
- a CDS encoding ABC transporter ATP-binding protein, which yields MAARTEAVSGDDAALSVRGLTVDLPKGMERTHAVENISFDLKRGQILCIIGESGSGKSVTANTIMGLLPKLIPVSSGVIHLDGTAIIGAPAKKLRGLRGRVVSMIFQDPLSALNPLMTVGEQITEVLTAHGVGTKASRRKRAIELLTEVGLPDPELMYYQYPFRLSGGQRQRVMIAMALALEPAVLIADEPTTALDVTTQAQILKLIRDIQRRKGMSVMFITHDFGVVAEIADSVVVMEKGRVVEQGSADQVLKSPTHPYTQRLIAAVPHLTGKDREPQEKASNETILKVEGLSKTYRSGSALFGSQRIVPAVKDVSFDLAAGRTLGVVGESGSGKSSLGRLLIKLQDSDGGRILFEGRDIAKLSESEFRPLRPRIQMIFQDPFASLNPRSTIGQILTVGPVAHGMPYVQAREEARALLAHVGLDAGAFGRYPHEFSGGQRQRIGIARALMFKPKLLIADEAVSALDVSIQAQILKLLDQIQRETGVSMIFITHDLRVASQICNEIAVMQKGQIVERGPPSQIFLNPQSAYTRELVAAIPGERPRDTRPIAVNS from the coding sequence ATGGCCGCTAGAACAGAGGCTGTTTCTGGAGACGACGCAGCGCTTTCGGTGCGTGGCCTGACAGTCGACTTGCCGAAAGGCATGGAACGGACCCATGCCGTCGAGAACATCTCGTTTGATCTCAAGCGTGGTCAGATCCTGTGCATTATCGGCGAGTCCGGCTCAGGCAAGTCGGTAACGGCCAACACAATCATGGGGCTCTTGCCGAAGCTGATCCCCGTCTCGTCCGGCGTTATTCATCTCGATGGTACGGCCATCATTGGCGCACCGGCGAAAAAACTGCGAGGACTGCGCGGCCGCGTTGTATCCATGATTTTCCAGGATCCGCTCTCGGCGCTCAACCCGCTGATGACGGTCGGCGAGCAGATTACCGAAGTCCTGACGGCACATGGCGTGGGCACGAAGGCGTCGCGGCGCAAGCGCGCCATCGAGCTGCTGACGGAAGTCGGTCTGCCCGATCCGGAGCTCATGTACTACCAGTATCCGTTCCGGCTCTCGGGCGGGCAACGTCAGCGTGTCATGATCGCCATGGCGCTCGCGCTCGAACCCGCGGTTTTGATCGCCGACGAACCGACCACGGCCCTCGACGTCACCACGCAGGCGCAGATTCTGAAGCTGATCCGTGACATTCAGCGCCGCAAGGGTATGAGCGTGATGTTCATCACCCATGACTTCGGTGTTGTGGCTGAGATCGCCGACAGTGTTGTGGTTATGGAAAAAGGTCGCGTTGTCGAGCAAGGCAGCGCCGATCAGGTTCTGAAATCCCCCACTCACCCCTATACCCAGCGCCTGATTGCCGCCGTCCCGCACCTGACCGGCAAGGATCGCGAACCGCAGGAGAAGGCCAGCAACGAGACCATCCTGAAGGTCGAAGGATTGTCCAAAACTTATCGCAGCGGCAGTGCCCTGTTCGGCAGCCAACGCATCGTGCCTGCGGTGAAGGACGTCTCGTTCGATCTGGCTGCGGGACGCACCCTCGGCGTTGTCGGCGAAAGCGGTTCTGGCAAGTCATCGCTGGGAAGGCTTTTGATCAAGCTGCAGGACAGTGATGGCGGTCGGATTCTTTTCGAAGGCCGCGACATCGCCAAGCTTTCCGAGTCCGAATTTCGACCGCTGCGGCCGCGGATCCAGATGATCTTCCAGGATCCCTTCGCGTCGCTGAACCCGCGATCGACCATTGGACAAATTCTTACCGTCGGTCCCGTCGCGCACGGCATGCCATATGTTCAGGCGCGTGAGGAGGCGCGAGCGTTGCTGGCCCATGTCGGTCTCGATGCCGGCGCCTTCGGCCGCTATCCGCACGAGTTTTCCGGTGGGCAACGTCAGCGCATCGGCATCGCCCGGGCCTTGATGTTCAAGCCCAAGCTGCTGATTGCCGACGAGGCGGTCTCTGCGCTCGACGTGTCCATCCAGGCCCAGATCCTCAAGCTGCTCGACCAGATCCAGCGGGAAACCGGCGTTTCGATGATCTTCATCACCCATGATCTGCGCGTCGCCAGCCAGATCTGCAACGAAATCGCAGTGATGCAGAAAGGGCAGATCGTCGAGCGCGGCCCACCATCCCAAATCTTTCTGAACCCGCAATCGGCCTACACGCGCGAGCTGGTGGCGGCGATTCCCGGGGAGCGCCCGAGGGACACTCGACCGATTGCCGTTAATTCTTGA
- a CDS encoding ABC transporter permease produces the protein MRGFLLNRLSQSLVLLLIVSVIGFVVLNLIPGGPLAQFGLDPGMTQADLDRLKEQLGLNRPLWMQYLDWAWRLVQGDWGHSFRDGAPVLDVIGRHLVATLLLMGSSTVIAIAIGTWIGIRGATHRYSIFDYLATVGAMVALSIPTFWFGLVGIYVFSLRLGWLPAGNMYTIGDGSALNYLHHLIMPSIVLALVHVAIWSRYMRTATLDVISQEFVKTARAKGLSERRILMKHVVGNALLPMITLAGMQLPSVLTGALVTETVFTWPGMGRLFLDSLGYSDYPVVMGLLMFSAILVVLCNLIADIVVAIIDPRIRLS, from the coding sequence ATGCGCGGCTTCCTGCTCAATCGCCTTTCACAGAGCCTCGTCCTGCTCCTGATCGTATCGGTCATCGGGTTCGTCGTCCTCAACCTCATTCCGGGTGGCCCCTTGGCGCAATTCGGGCTCGATCCCGGCATGACGCAAGCGGATCTCGATCGTCTCAAGGAGCAACTGGGGCTCAACCGTCCGCTGTGGATGCAATATCTGGACTGGGCCTGGCGCCTCGTACAGGGGGACTGGGGTCACTCCTTCCGCGACGGCGCGCCGGTCCTGGACGTGATTGGCCGCCACCTCGTTGCAACACTGTTGTTGATGGGGTCATCCACAGTCATCGCGATCGCCATCGGCACGTGGATCGGCATTCGCGGCGCCACGCACCGGTATTCGATTTTTGACTATCTGGCGACGGTCGGTGCAATGGTGGCGTTGTCGATCCCGACCTTCTGGTTCGGGCTTGTCGGCATTTACGTGTTTTCGCTCCGGTTGGGCTGGTTGCCGGCCGGCAATATGTACACGATCGGCGACGGCTCGGCCCTGAATTACCTCCATCACCTGATCATGCCGAGCATTGTGCTGGCGCTGGTCCATGTCGCCATCTGGAGCCGCTACATGCGCACGGCGACGCTTGACGTTATCAGCCAGGAATTCGTCAAGACAGCCCGCGCCAAGGGGCTAAGCGAACGCCGGATCTTGATGAAGCATGTCGTCGGCAATGCGCTGCTGCCAATGATCACACTTGCGGGAATGCAGCTTCCCAGCGTTCTCACGGGTGCTCTGGTCACCGAGACGGTGTTTACCTGGCCGGGAATGGGCCGGCTGTTCCTCGATAGTCTCGGCTACAGCGACTACCCGGTGGTGATGGGGCTGCTGATGTTCTCGGCAATACTCGTCGTGCTGTGCAACCTGATCGCCGACATCGTCGTCGCCATCATCGATCCCCGTATCCGTCTGAGCTAA
- a CDS encoding peptide ABC transporter substrate-binding protein: protein MTKDSTTKSGYSRREALRLMAAGGIACFAAPNLLGKPAFADTANPTGRVVVGLSQEPTVFNPLMAHIEVDDAVHFSVFDALFRMDPKGVLQPNLAAEVPTQKNGGISEDGLKWRIRLRDDVRWHDGEPFTAEDVKFTLELITNPKFRAWRTGGHSLVRDIKVVSPTEITWRMEEAFAPYLSFLAETFIVPKHILEKEADPNAAAFNQAPVGTGAFKWAQRVAGDHLELVANPQYFGEGPYIERLVFKYIPDMTVLYTQFKSGDIDLADQAYITADHYEEASKLPGRVVTLEPGASLESIYLNLEKPQFKDPAVRKALYAAMDRNAIIDAIYFGVGTLTETFMPKESYYYNPNLPAQEFNLDLARKILDEAGWVPGPDGIRAKDGVRLSFANATTAGNNLREQVQQFLQQTFAEIGVEMTISNLPAAVMWGEFWLKSQFDSAIAGVTYLIAADPDATNRLHTSAIGAKGGKGSNTAQYSNPEVDALLEKGARTFDPEERRAIYNRVQEIVRQDLPFLPLFAYTNVVGRKEGLEGFEPNANTRTASWKAAAWRWQS from the coding sequence ATGACGAAAGATTCTACAACGAAATCGGGCTATTCACGGCGCGAAGCGCTACGCTTAATGGCAGCGGGCGGCATTGCGTGCTTTGCCGCACCCAACCTGCTCGGCAAGCCTGCCTTTGCCGATACCGCCAACCCGACCGGCCGTGTCGTCGTCGGGCTTTCGCAAGAACCCACCGTCTTCAATCCGCTGATGGCACATATCGAGGTGGACGACGCGGTCCATTTCTCAGTCTTCGACGCCCTCTTCCGCATGGATCCGAAAGGTGTTCTCCAACCCAATCTCGCGGCCGAAGTGCCCACACAGAAGAATGGCGGCATTTCAGAGGACGGCCTGAAGTGGCGCATCCGCCTGCGTGATGACGTTCGCTGGCACGACGGCGAGCCCTTCACGGCCGAGGATGTGAAGTTCACCCTCGAGCTCATCACCAACCCGAAATTCCGCGCGTGGCGCACGGGTGGGCATTCCCTGGTGCGGGATATTAAGGTGGTTTCGCCGACTGAGATCACCTGGCGCATGGAGGAGGCTTTCGCCCCCTACCTGTCGTTTCTCGCCGAAACCTTCATAGTGCCCAAGCACATTCTCGAGAAGGAGGCCGATCCCAACGCCGCCGCCTTCAACCAGGCGCCCGTCGGCACCGGTGCTTTCAAGTGGGCGCAGCGGGTTGCCGGCGACCATCTCGAACTCGTCGCGAATCCTCAATACTTCGGAGAGGGTCCCTATATCGAGCGGCTCGTCTTCAAATATATTCCTGACATGACGGTGCTCTACACCCAGTTCAAGAGCGGCGACATCGACCTTGCGGACCAGGCATACATAACCGCCGACCACTACGAGGAAGCCAGCAAATTGCCGGGCCGCGTAGTGACTCTGGAGCCCGGGGCATCGCTCGAGTCGATTTATCTCAATCTTGAGAAGCCGCAATTCAAGGACCCGGCGGTGCGCAAGGCGCTCTATGCCGCGATGGACAGGAATGCAATTATCGACGCGATCTACTTCGGCGTAGGCACCCTCACCGAAACCTTCATGCCGAAGGAGTCCTACTACTACAATCCGAACCTGCCGGCGCAGGAGTTCAATCTCGACCTAGCGCGCAAAATCCTCGACGAAGCTGGCTGGGTGCCGGGACCGGATGGGATACGTGCGAAGGATGGGGTCCGGCTGTCCTTCGCCAATGCGACAACCGCAGGGAACAATCTGCGTGAACAAGTGCAGCAGTTCCTGCAGCAAACGTTCGCGGAGATCGGCGTCGAGATGACCATTTCGAATCTGCCGGCGGCCGTCATGTGGGGCGAATTCTGGCTCAAGTCGCAGTTCGACTCGGCGATCGCCGGCGTCACCTATCTCATTGCCGCGGATCCGGACGCCACCAACCGCCTCCACACCAGCGCAATTGGCGCGAAGGGCGGGAAGGGCTCGAACACCGCCCAATACTCCAACCCGGAAGTCGATGCGCTGCTCGAAAAAGGCGCCCGCACCTTCGATCCGGAGGAACGGCGCGCGATCTATAACCGCGTGCAGGAAATCGTCCGTCAGGATCTGCCGTTCCTGCCGCTGTTTGCCTACACCAACGTGGTCGGGCGCAAGGAGGGGCTGGAGGGCTTTGAGCCCAACGCCAACACCCGCACGGCCTCCTGGAAGGCCGCAGCATGGCGTTGGCAGAGCTGA